A window from Solanum stenotomum isolate F172 chromosome 7, ASM1918654v1, whole genome shotgun sequence encodes these proteins:
- the LOC125869988 gene encoding tobamovirus multiplication protein 1-like, which yields MSLLLESFPIGVTNWWYDINKSIQWQHGIFFTLCALYSFVSIIALIQVIRIHLRIPLYGWSTQKVFHMMIFVANGVGAIVFGLHNKFFMLHSNVLMTRAILDLQGLFFFTTFTHLVWFWADVYYKIRSFPTSKLKIWYISINCAIYLILGCIWICIAMNDNDAVVLVKLLFIRKIFVAVIPFIGNLGVLIYGGRLFIMVWRYFDEWRGGRKKLSEIGYVSCICFTCFSISCFVAVLSCFHHDDRGLDHPVLKMIYYMVVEILPSALFIYILQKLPRRRVSGQYHPII from the coding sequence ATGAGTTTACTACTTGAGTCGTTCCCGATTGGGGTGACCAATTGGTGGTACGATATCAACAAGTCCATTCAATGGCAACATGGAATTTTCTTCACTCTTTGTGCTTTGTATTCCTTTGTTTCGATTATCGCGCTAATTCAAGTGATAAGGATCCATTTAAGGATACCTTTATATGGTTGGTCAACACAAAAAGTGTTTCATATGATGATTTTTGTTGCAAATGGTGTTGGTGCAATCGTTTTTGGGTTACATAACAAATTTTTTATGTTACATTCAAACGTTCTTATGACTCGTGCGATTTTAGACCTACAAGGGTTGTTTTTCTTTACAACATTTACACACCTTGTTTGGTTTTGGGCTGATGTTTATTACAAAATTCGAAGTTTTCCTACGAGTAAGCTCAAAATTTGGTATATTTCGATAAATTGTGCAATATACTTGATTCtgggttgtatatggatttGTATCGCGATGAATGACAATGACGCAGTAGTACTAGTGAAATTGTTGTTCATTAGAAAGATATTTGTAGCAGTTATACCGTTTATTGGAAATTTGGGCGTTTTAATCTATGGTGGGAGATTATTTATCATGGTATGGCGATATTTTGATGAATGGAGAGGGGGGAGAAAGAAGCTTAGTGAGATTGGATATGTGAGTTGTATATGTTTCACGTGTTTCTCCATTAGCTGTTTTGTGGCAGTGTTATCGTGTTTTCATCATGATGATCGTGGTTTGGACCATCCTgttttgaaaatgatatattaTATGGTCGTAGAGATTCTTCCTTCAGCTCTTTTCATCTACATTCTGCAAAAATTGCCTCGAAGAAGAGTATCTGGACAGTACCATCCAATCATTTAG
- the LOC125871213 gene encoding probable envelope ADP,ATP carrier protein, chloroplastic: protein MRKKRPALVSMDIPALELSNTSIQSYPSQQWKNKFVGSASFSKEIGCNFGCISLSENLDEKAFKGFNPTTTQLLKHPLAMVALVPREAALFAAGAIAGAAAKSVTAPLDRIKLLMQTHGLRAGQEAAKKGIGFIEAFALIGKEEGIKGYWKGNLPQVIRIIPYSAVQLFAYETYKKLFQGKDGELSVIGRLAAGACAGMTSTFVTYPLDVLRLRLAVDPGYKTMSEVALNMLKEEGFASFYNGLRPSLIGIAPYIAVNFCVFDLVKKALPEKYQKRTEATLATGLISATIATLLCYPLDTVRRQMQMKGTPYMTIFDAFPGIVARDGIVGLYRGFVPNALKTLPNSSIRLTTFDTVKRLLARSEEEFQKIMEENRRQKAE, encoded by the exons ATGAGGAAGAAGCGACCCGCTTTGGTATCCATGGACATTCCGGCTCTTGAATTGTCCAACACCAGTATTCAATCTTACCCATCACAACAATGGAAGAACAAATTTGTCGGTTCTGCCAGTTTTTCTAAAGAAATTGGGTGTAATTTTGGTTGTATTTCGTTATCGgaaaatttggatgaaaaaGCCTTTAAAGGGTTTAATCCTACAACAACTCAGCTCTTAAAGCACCCTTTGGCTATGGTTGCTTTGGTTCCTAGAGAAGCTGCATTGTTTGCTGCAGGTGCTATTGCTGGTGCCGCTGCAAAATCTGTTACTGCACCTCTTGACCGTATCAAGCTCCTCATGCAG ACACATGGACTAAGAGCTGGGCAAGAAGCTGCAAAGAAAGGAATCGGATTCATTGAG GCATTTGCATTGATTGGGAAGGAGGAAGGTATCAAAGGATATTGGAAAGGAAACCTTCCACAG GTGATACGGATCATACCTTATAGTGCGGTGCAGTTATTTGCTTATGAAACGTACAAG AAACTTTTTCAAGGAAAGGATGGGGAGCTTTCTGTCATTGGAAGACTAGCAGCAGGTGCTTGTGCTGGCATGACTTCTACTTTT GTAACCTACCCACTTGATGTTCTCAGGTTGAGATTAGCAGTAGACCCTGGGTATAAAACAATGAGTGAG GTTGCTTTAAACATGCTAAAAGAGGAAGGCTTTGCATCCTTTTATAATGGTCTCAGGCCCTCGCTCATTGGAATAGCTCCATATATTGCTGTGAACTTTTGTGTTTTTGACTT GGTGAAAAAAGCTTTGCCAGAAAAGTATCAGAAACGAACTGAAGCCACTCTGGCTACAGGTTTGATTTCAGCAACTATTGCCACTCTATTGTGCTATCCATTGGACACAGTGAGAAGGCAAATGCAAATGAAGGGTACACCTTACATGACAATTTTTGATGCCTTCCCAG GTATAGTGGCACGTGATGGTATAGTTGGATTGTACAGGGGTTTTGTTCCCAATGCACTGAAAACTCTCCCTAATAGCAG CATTAGGCTTACTACTTTTGACACTGTGAAGCGTTTGCTAGCAAGAAGTGAGGAAGAGTTCCAGAAAATCATGGAGGAAAACCGCAGGCAAAAGGCAGAATAA